The following proteins are encoded in a genomic region of Primulina huaijiensis isolate GDHJ02 chromosome 3, ASM1229523v2, whole genome shotgun sequence:
- the LOC140972958 gene encoding uncharacterized protein, translated as MGKKSSASAPMNKLFAWVRRQSTKVKIFLGVTCVLCALVAVKFLVKKHNHFFIASESVHFTGILVLIYKLTTQKTCTGISLKSQELTAIFLAARLCCSYIMEGDIHTLLDFSTLLSTLWVIYMIRFKLKSTYVSKLDSMPLYYVVAPAAILAILIHPYTHHTHIARMLWAFAVYLESISVLPQLRMMQNTEMIEPFTAHYVFALGVSRFFGCAHWIIQVYDSAGKYLFLVGAGYAWVPMVLLAEIVQTFILADFCYYYVKSVVNGRLLVSLPSPV; from the exons ATGGGAAAGAAGAGCAGTGCTTCGGCGCCGATGAATAAGCTTTTTGCATGGGTGCGGCGGCAATCGACGAAAGTGAAGATATTTCTGGGGGTGACGTGCGTGCTGTGCGCGCTGGTGGCGGTGAAATTcctggtcaagaagcataaccATTTCTTCATCGCCTCCGAATCCGTCCATTTTACTGGGATTTTGGTCTTGATTTATAAGCTCACCACTCAGAAGACTTGCACCG GCATTTCTTTGAAGTCTCAAGAGCTCACAGCAATATTCTTGGCGGCCAGATTATGCTGTAGCTATATTATGGAGGGTGACATTCATACTCTTCTCGATTTTTCAACGCTCTTATCAACTTTGTGGGTTATCTACATGATAAGATTCAAATTAAAATCAACATATGTTTCCAAGCTGGACAGCATGCCCTTGTATTATGTG GTGGCGCCGGCTGCAATTCTTGCCATACTCATCCATCCTTACACCCATCACACACATATTGCTCGAATGCTTTGGGCATTTGCTGTATATTTGGAATCCATATCAGTTTTGCCGCAACTTCGGATGATGCAGAACACCGAG ATGATTGAACCATTTACGGCCCATTACGTTTTTGCGCTTGGGGTTTCGAGATTTTTCGGATGTGCTCATTGGATCATTCAG GTGTATGATTCTGCTGGAAAGTATTTGTTCCTGGTTGGCGCTGGGTATGCTTGGGTTCCTATGGTCCTGTTAGCAGAAATTGTTCAGACTTTTATCCTGGCAGACTTCTGTTACTATTACGTGAAGAG CGTGGTGAATGGTCGACTTTTGGTCAGCTTGCCTTCCCCTGTGTAA
- the LOC140972959 gene encoding GTP cyclohydrolase 1 isoform X3, protein MFPGYKQKVKDIIDGSLFPEAGVESRIGHGGGAGGLVIVRDLDLFSYCESCLLPFQIKCHIGYVASGQRVLGLSKLSRVAEVFAKRLQDPQRLAGDICGALQHGIQPTGVAVVLQCSHIHFPNFESALSDPNHQGWEKISVKSGSGVFDCEKAGIWTDFFGLLRFRGINDDDTRSASSNDKYWCPYQTFSKKLGSDSTMLDAAASILCSLGENPLREELIKTPSCYLKWLMNFKNSDLDLKLNGFVQSKRDTLTSDVDLSCNEKHLFSELNLSLWSLCEHHLLPFHGMVHVGYYGSNGAKPIGKSIIQSIVHFYGFKLQVQERLTRQIAEMVSSFVSEDVMVVVEASHTCMISRGIEKFGSNTVTIAVLGRFSTDPTARENFLQIIPNFTSC, encoded by the coding sequence ATGTTTCCAGGTTATAAGCAGAAGGTGAAAGATATTATTGATGGCAGTTTATTCCCGGAAGCTGGGGTAGAAAGCAGAATTGGTCATGGTGGTGGAGCAGGTGGACTCGTAATTGTTCGGGATCTTGATCTATTCTCATATTGCGAGTCTTGCTTGCTTCCTTTTCAGATTAAGTGTCATATCGGCTATGTCGCATCTGGTCAGCGAGTTTTAGGCCTAAGCAAGCTCTCTCGAGTTGCTGAAGTTTTTGCTAAGCGGCTTCAAGACCCTCAACGGCTGGCCGGTGACATTTGTGGAGCTTTGCAGCATGGTATCCAACCCACTGGAGTTGCTGTTGTCCTCCAGTGTTCCCACATTCATTTCCCAAATTTTGAGTCTGCACTCTCCGATCCAAATCATCAGGGTTGGGAAAAGATATCAGTAAAGTCAGGATCTGGAGTTTTTGACTGTGAGAAGGCAGGTATCTGGACTGATTTTTTTGGTCTTTTGAGATTCCGGGGTATAAATGATGACGACACCCGTTCTGCATCCTCGAATGACAAATATTGGTGTCCATATCAGACTTTTTCCAAGAAGCTTGGATCAGATTCGACAATGCTTGATGCTGCAGCTTCAATTCTTTGTTCCTTGGGGGAGAACCCATTGAGGGAAGAGCTTATAAAAACTCCATCCTGCTATTTAAAGTGGTTGATGAACTTTAAAAACTCAGATTTGGACCTGAAGCTTAATGGATTTGTTCAAAGTAAGAGAGATACTTTAACTTCTGATGTGGATCTAAGTTGTAACGAAAAACATCTCTTTTCTGAGCTGAACCTGTCGTTGTGGTCATTATGTGAGCACCATTTGCTTCCCTTTCATGGTATGGTGCACGTAGGCTATTATGGTTCCAACGGAGCCAAGCCTATTGGAAAATCCATTATACAATCAATAGTACATTTTTATGGTTTCAAGCTCCAAGTTCAAGAAAGGCTGACCAGGCAGATAGCTGAGATGGTTTCCTCGTTTGTAAGTGAAGATGTAATGGTGGTGGTTGAAGCTAGTCACACTTGTATGATTTCTCGAGGGATCGAGAAGTTTGGAAGCAATACAGTTACAATCGCTGTCTTGGGTCGATTTTCCACTGATCCCACAGCAAGGGAAAACTTTTTGCAGATTATTCCCAACTTCACTTCTTGTTGA
- the LOC140972959 gene encoding GTP cyclohydrolase 1 isoform X1, whose product MSEAFDEDHYNVELENGVNLGGCVELDFEEEIETVATEDAVKVLLQGLGEDINREGLLKTPIRVAKAFREGTKGYKQKVKDIIDGSLFPEAGVESRIGHGGGAGGLVIVRDLDLFSYCESCLLPFQIKCHIGYVASGQRVLGLSKLSRVAEVFAKRLQDPQRLAGDICGALQHGIQPTGVAVVLQCSHIHFPNFESALSDPNHQGWEKISVKSGSGVFDCEKAGIWTDFFGLLRFRGINDDDTRSASSNDKYWCPYQTFSKKLGSDSTMLDAAASILCSLGENPLREELIKTPSCYLKWLMNFKNSDLDLKLNGFVQSKRDTLTSDVDLSCNEKHLFSELNLSLWSLCEHHLLPFHGMVHVGYYGSNGAKPIGKSIIQSIVHFYGFKLQVQERLTRQIAEMVSSFVSEDVMVVVEASHTCMISRGIEKFGSNTVTIAVLGRFSTDPTARENFLQIIPNFTSC is encoded by the exons ATGTCTGAAGCGTTTG ATGAGGATCATTATAATGTGGAACTGGAGAATGGAGTGAATCTTGGAGGCTGTGTTGAGCTGGATTTTGAGGAGGAGATTGAAACTGTGGCCACTGAAGATGCTGTAAAGGTCCTGTTGCAGGGATTGGGTGAAGATATCAACCGTGAAGGTCTTTTAAAGACTCCTATTAGAGTGGCGAAGGCCTTTAGAGAAGGGACCAAAG GTTATAAGCAGAAGGTGAAAGATATTATTGATGGCAGTTTATTCCCGGAAGCTGGGGTAGAAAGCAGAATTGGTCATGGTGGTGGAGCAGGTGGACTCGTAATTGTTCGGGATCTTGATCTATTCTCATATTGCGAGTCTTGCTTGCTTCCTTTTCAGATTAAGTGTCATATCGGCTATGTCGCATCTGGTCAGCGAGTTTTAGGCCTAAGCAAGCTCTCTCGAGTTGCTGAAGTTTTTGCTAAGCGGCTTCAAGACCCTCAACGGCTGGCCGGTGACATTTGTGGAGCTTTGCAGCATGGTATCCAACCCACTGGAGTTGCTGTTGTCCTCCAGTGTTCCCACATTCATTTCCCAAATTTTGAGTCTGCACTCTCCGATCCAAATCATCAGGGTTGGGAAAAGATATCAGTAAAGTCAGGATCTGGAGTTTTTGACTGTGAGAAGGCAGGTATCTGGACTGATTTTTTTGGTCTTTTGAGATTCCGGGGTATAAATGATGACGACACCCGTTCTGCATCCTCGAATGACAAATATTGGTGTCCATATCAGACTTTTTCCAAGAAGCTTGGATCAGATTCGACAATGCTTGATGCTGCAGCTTCAATTCTTTGTTCCTTGGGGGAGAACCCATTGAGGGAAGAGCTTATAAAAACTCCATCCTGCTATTTAAAGTGGTTGATGAACTTTAAAAACTCAGATTTGGACCTGAAGCTTAATGGATTTGTTCAAAGTAAGAGAGATACTTTAACTTCTGATGTGGATCTAAGTTGTAACGAAAAACATCTCTTTTCTGAGCTGAACCTGTCGTTGTGGTCATTATGTGAGCACCATTTGCTTCCCTTTCATGGTATGGTGCACGTAGGCTATTATGGTTCCAACGGAGCCAAGCCTATTGGAAAATCCATTATACAATCAATAGTACATTTTTATGGTTTCAAGCTCCAAGTTCAAGAAAGGCTGACCAGGCAGATAGCTGAGATGGTTTCCTCGTTTGTAAGTGAAGATGTAATGGTGGTGGTTGAAGCTAGTCACACTTGTATGATTTCTCGAGGGATCGAGAAGTTTGGAAGCAATACAGTTACAATCGCTGTCTTGGGTCGATTTTCCACTGATCCCACAGCAAGGGAAAACTTTTTGCAGATTATTCCCAACTTCACTTCTTGTTGA
- the LOC140972959 gene encoding GTP cyclohydrolase 1 isoform X2, which translates to MGALDEDHYNVELENGVNLGGCVELDFEEEIETVATEDAVKVLLQGLGEDINREGLLKTPIRVAKAFREGTKGYKQKVKDIIDGSLFPEAGVESRIGHGGGAGGLVIVRDLDLFSYCESCLLPFQIKCHIGYVASGQRVLGLSKLSRVAEVFAKRLQDPQRLAGDICGALQHGIQPTGVAVVLQCSHIHFPNFESALSDPNHQGWEKISVKSGSGVFDCEKAGIWTDFFGLLRFRGINDDDTRSASSNDKYWCPYQTFSKKLGSDSTMLDAAASILCSLGENPLREELIKTPSCYLKWLMNFKNSDLDLKLNGFVQSKRDTLTSDVDLSCNEKHLFSELNLSLWSLCEHHLLPFHGMVHVGYYGSNGAKPIGKSIIQSIVHFYGFKLQVQERLTRQIAEMVSSFVSEDVMVVVEASHTCMISRGIEKFGSNTVTIAVLGRFSTDPTARENFLQIIPNFTSC; encoded by the exons ATGGGCGCTTTAGATGAGGATCATTATAATGTGGAACTGGAGAATGGAGTGAATCTTGGAGGCTGTGTTGAGCTGGATTTTGAGGAGGAGATTGAAACTGTGGCCACTGAAGATGCTGTAAAGGTCCTGTTGCAGGGATTGGGTGAAGATATCAACCGTGAAGGTCTTTTAAAGACTCCTATTAGAGTGGCGAAGGCCTTTAGAGAAGGGACCAAAG GTTATAAGCAGAAGGTGAAAGATATTATTGATGGCAGTTTATTCCCGGAAGCTGGGGTAGAAAGCAGAATTGGTCATGGTGGTGGAGCAGGTGGACTCGTAATTGTTCGGGATCTTGATCTATTCTCATATTGCGAGTCTTGCTTGCTTCCTTTTCAGATTAAGTGTCATATCGGCTATGTCGCATCTGGTCAGCGAGTTTTAGGCCTAAGCAAGCTCTCTCGAGTTGCTGAAGTTTTTGCTAAGCGGCTTCAAGACCCTCAACGGCTGGCCGGTGACATTTGTGGAGCTTTGCAGCATGGTATCCAACCCACTGGAGTTGCTGTTGTCCTCCAGTGTTCCCACATTCATTTCCCAAATTTTGAGTCTGCACTCTCCGATCCAAATCATCAGGGTTGGGAAAAGATATCAGTAAAGTCAGGATCTGGAGTTTTTGACTGTGAGAAGGCAGGTATCTGGACTGATTTTTTTGGTCTTTTGAGATTCCGGGGTATAAATGATGACGACACCCGTTCTGCATCCTCGAATGACAAATATTGGTGTCCATATCAGACTTTTTCCAAGAAGCTTGGATCAGATTCGACAATGCTTGATGCTGCAGCTTCAATTCTTTGTTCCTTGGGGGAGAACCCATTGAGGGAAGAGCTTATAAAAACTCCATCCTGCTATTTAAAGTGGTTGATGAACTTTAAAAACTCAGATTTGGACCTGAAGCTTAATGGATTTGTTCAAAGTAAGAGAGATACTTTAACTTCTGATGTGGATCTAAGTTGTAACGAAAAACATCTCTTTTCTGAGCTGAACCTGTCGTTGTGGTCATTATGTGAGCACCATTTGCTTCCCTTTCATGGTATGGTGCACGTAGGCTATTATGGTTCCAACGGAGCCAAGCCTATTGGAAAATCCATTATACAATCAATAGTACATTTTTATGGTTTCAAGCTCCAAGTTCAAGAAAGGCTGACCAGGCAGATAGCTGAGATGGTTTCCTCGTTTGTAAGTGAAGATGTAATGGTGGTGGTTGAAGCTAGTCACACTTGTATGATTTCTCGAGGGATCGAGAAGTTTGGAAGCAATACAGTTACAATCGCTGTCTTGGGTCGATTTTCCACTGATCCCACAGCAAGGGAAAACTTTTTGCAGATTATTCCCAACTTCACTTCTTGTTGA